A stretch of Pelecanus crispus isolate bPelCri1 chromosome 3, bPelCri1.pri, whole genome shotgun sequence DNA encodes these proteins:
- the TDRP gene encoding testis development-related protein, translated as MWKLSKSSKVLLDDSPEEEETRPRGPPPAAACAAAFAAPQNKDQFLHDEVSSSVSQLATKVQGASFRGWKEVTSMFNKDDEQQLLAGCKSPKSKGTNLKLKEEMKSEKKPGFWDSLVIKQNVPSRKPDEIEGWEPPQITAADSTSDAATTLSDYTAWSGWEDETKGSTKYTNLASSGNSSRWSIKSAGKLVSMRRQSKGNLTDNWEELE; from the exons ATGTGGAAGCTCAGCAAGAGCAGCAAAGTTCTGCTGGACGACTCgcccgaggaggaggagacgcggccccgcggcccgccgccggccgccgcctgCGCCGCCGCCTTCGCGGCCCCCCAG AATAAAGACCAGTTTCTTCATGATGAAGTTTCATCTTCAGTGTCACAACTTGCAACAAAG GTTCAAGGTGCAAGTTTCCGGGGTTGGAAGGAAGTGACATCTATGTTCAATAAAGATGATGAACAGCAATTGCTAGCAGGATGCAAGTCTCCAAAATCCAAAGG AACAAACCTAAAGTTAAAGGAAGAGATGAAGTCTGAGAAGAAGCCAGGTTTTTGGGACAGTTTGGTGATAAAGCAGAATGTCCCATCTAGGAAACCAGATGAGATTGAGGGATGGGAACCACCGCAGATTACCGCTGCTGACTCTACCAGTGATGCAGCAACTACTTTAAGTGACTATACAGCCTGGTCAGGCTGGGAAGATGAAACCAAAGGCTCCACAAAATACACAAACCTGGCCAGCTCAGGAAACAGTTCCAGGTGGAGTATCAAATCAGCTGGAAAGCTGGTTAGTATGAGACGTCAAAGCAAAGGTAACCTTACTGACAACTGGGAAGAACTAGAATGA